A genomic segment from Janibacter sp. DB-40 encodes:
- a CDS encoding GAF and ANTAR domain-containing protein, translating to MDEASARLAQLQDVIGEGPVPDAYREGRSVDGDLESRTRWPVLAEAARGELGPLRILAVPMQPGGRMMGALTVHHPGSDPRRFDLRRAQYLADAVGAALLRDPEWETDEHTSPWASRAPVYQATGMVIAQLGIDPDDALAILRAHAYTQEVSLTAIAERVLSRELDFSQTDISGNEDP from the coding sequence GTGGACGAGGCGTCCGCGCGACTGGCGCAGCTGCAGGACGTCATCGGCGAGGGCCCCGTCCCCGACGCCTACCGTGAGGGGAGGTCGGTCGACGGGGACCTCGAGAGCCGCACACGATGGCCCGTGCTGGCCGAGGCCGCGCGCGGCGAGCTGGGGCCCCTGCGGATCCTGGCGGTGCCGATGCAACCCGGAGGACGGATGATGGGCGCCCTCACCGTGCACCACCCGGGCTCCGACCCGCGCCGCTTCGACCTTCGACGGGCGCAGTACCTGGCCGATGCGGTCGGCGCGGCGCTGCTGCGCGACCCGGAGTGGGAGACCGACGAGCACACGAGCCCCTGGGCCAGCCGCGCACCGGTGTACCAGGCGACGGGGATGGTGATCGCGCAGCTGGGGATCGACCCGGACGACGCGCTGGCCATCCTCCGGGCCCACGCCTACACCCAGGAGGTCAGTCTCACCGCGATCGCCGAACGCGTGCTCAGCAGAGAGCTCGACTTCAGCCAGACCGACATCTCCGGAAACGAGGACCCATGA
- a CDS encoding GAF and ANTAR domain-containing protein, producing the protein MSDAPGGAGTSADDHADARFAAVVRALHTEQGMQETLQRAVDAAVELFPGCDHACVSLVHRSHRIDTPAFTDEAARRGDELQYRLQEGPCLDAIWTEETVHSEDLTTEERWSTWGPLAADELGIRSMLCFQLFTSRDSLGALNLYGIRTSAFSEADVTMGYALAAHVSIALAGERDLSDANLAMAGKILIGQAEGILMERHALDGQQAWESLARLAVDQQVSMEAAAAQVIEDRSHPR; encoded by the coding sequence GTGAGTGACGCCCCGGGCGGTGCCGGGACGAGCGCCGACGACCACGCGGACGCGCGGTTCGCGGCGGTGGTGCGGGCCCTGCACACCGAGCAGGGCATGCAGGAGACGCTCCAGCGAGCCGTGGATGCCGCGGTGGAGCTCTTCCCCGGGTGCGACCACGCGTGCGTGTCGCTGGTGCACCGCAGCCACCGGATCGACACCCCCGCCTTCACCGACGAGGCCGCCCGCCGGGGCGACGAGCTGCAGTACCGCCTGCAGGAGGGCCCCTGCCTCGACGCGATCTGGACCGAGGAGACGGTCCACAGCGAGGACCTGACCACCGAGGAACGCTGGTCCACGTGGGGCCCGCTCGCAGCCGACGAGCTGGGGATCCGGTCGATGCTGTGCTTCCAGCTCTTCACCAGCCGCGACAGCCTGGGTGCTCTCAACCTGTACGGGATCAGGACGTCGGCATTCAGCGAGGCCGACGTCACCATGGGGTACGCCCTGGCAGCCCACGTGTCGATCGCCCTTGCCGGCGAACGCGACCTCAGCGACGCCAACCTGGCAATGGCCGGCAAGATCCTCATCGGGCAGGCCGAGGGCATCCTCATGGAGCGGCACGCGCTCGATGGCCAGCAGGCATGGGAGTCATTGGCCCGCCTCGCCGTCGACCAGCAGGTCAGCATGGAGGCCGCTGCCGCGCAGGTGATCGAGGACCGCTCGCACCCTCGTTGA
- a CDS encoding Rv3654c family TadE-like protein, producing the protein MSHRELPAERLRRAARRGTGEGGSATVLAVGVIAALLTVTLGALVVLGAVRSVHVARSAADLGALAAAGHFQVHADPAAACREADRIARRHEARVLDCSVGDLGVVTVTASVPIRPHLAGVGPDRAEGTARAGPAGTDRAIG; encoded by the coding sequence ATGTCGCACCGTGAGCTCCCGGCGGAACGGTTGCGCCGCGCGGCGCGGCGCGGCACCGGCGAGGGAGGGTCCGCGACGGTGCTCGCCGTCGGGGTGATTGCGGCACTGCTCACCGTGACCCTCGGCGCACTGGTGGTCCTGGGCGCCGTGCGCTCGGTGCACGTGGCCCGTTCCGCGGCGGACCTCGGCGCGCTCGCCGCCGCGGGCCACTTCCAGGTGCACGCGGATCCGGCTGCCGCGTGTCGGGAGGCCGACCGGATCGCCCGCCGCCACGAAGCCCGGGTGCTGGACTGCTCGGTCGGCGACCTGGGCGTCGTGACCGTGACGGCGTCCGTACCGATCAGACCCCACCTGGCCGGAGTGGGTCCGGACCGGGCTGAGGGCACGGCTCGGGCGGGCCCGGCCGGAACGGACCGTGCCATTGGCTGA
- a CDS encoding TadE family type IV pilus minor pilin, with the protein MVTAELALTFPAVVLVLVTCLSALAWGVDQVRCVDAARVAVRELARAESPARAVRDARQAAPGSATVEIARADGHVTVTVAAPAPAGVAWVGPDTRCSSTARIESVDVAP; encoded by the coding sequence ATGGTGACGGCCGAGCTGGCCCTCACCTTCCCTGCGGTCGTCCTCGTCCTCGTGACCTGCCTGTCGGCCCTCGCCTGGGGCGTCGACCAGGTCCGGTGCGTCGATGCCGCGAGGGTCGCCGTCCGCGAGCTGGCCAGGGCCGAGTCCCCTGCCCGGGCCGTGCGGGACGCCCGGCAGGCCGCACCGGGGTCGGCGACCGTCGAGATCGCGCGGGCGGATGGCCACGTGACGGTCACCGTGGCGGCGCCGGCGCCGGCCGGTGTGGCCTGGGTCGGTCCGGACACGAGGTGCTCCTCCACCGCCAGGATCGAGTCGGTCGATGTCGCACCGTGA
- a CDS encoding DUF4244 domain-containing protein — protein sequence MKRSIVRWRHRAHRAGEAGMTTAEYAVGTLAACTFAIVLLAVVKSGSVESGLSGVILEALGIR from the coding sequence ATGAAGAGAAGCATCGTGCGTTGGCGTCACCGGGCGCACCGTGCCGGCGAGGCCGGTATGACCACCGCCGAGTACGCGGTCGGCACACTGGCCGCGTGCACCTTCGCGATCGTCCTGCTGGCGGTCGTGAAGTCCGGGTCGGTCGAGTCGGGGCTCTCCGGTGTCATCCTCGAGGCGCTCGGTATCCGCTAG